The nucleotide sequence CGTTGAGCGACACGTCTATGCCAAGCACGCCCGTAAAGTCGCCCTTGCGCGAAAACATTTTGTGCGTGATGGCCACGACCAGCTCGCCGGTGATGGAAAGGTAGCTGTCGGCCAGACCGACCTTTTGCGCGGAGGCAGCGCGCTGCGTGTACCATGGGCGCTTGCTGGTATTGTACCCGGCGGGAACCTTGGTATTGTCGGCTGAAGTTGCGTAGCTGCCGTCGGTATAGCCGGCGTAGACTTCCACATAGTCTTCAGAGCCTTCGTCCAGGCGCACAAGAGGCTGCACGGTTTTAAACGCGTCTACCGAAAGATCGGCGCGTGAAAAAACATCGGCTTCCTTGGTGCTGGAAAAATTGGGAAAAAGCCCGACAGCTTCGGCAATGTAGGGCTCCTGGGCCAGAAGGGCCACATCGCGTTCCGCCCCGCTGATGAATGTTTCCACATAGTTGCTCATAAGCAGCAGCTGGGTGGAGGCATTGGCAAGGTAGCTTTCCTCCGCGTTGTCGCGCATGGTTTTGACCATGACCGGCAGGGTTCCTGCAGCCATGACGACAATGGTAAGAAGAAAACCAAGGATAACCCGCAGTCTGATAGTCATAATCGCTCCTGCGCAATCTAAAGATGGACGGGCGACGGTCTGGCGGACCCGACTCATAGCTGAGCTATCGGTCAGTTTTTCGGAAACTTAATATATGAAACACAAATGTAACCAGCTGACCATGTAGGGGGGAGGCGGCTTACATAAATAATTTGCATATCCCTTGCAAGCGTTGCCGCACGCCGATTGCAAGGGTCTCTTGCCTGCGTGCGCCACTGCATATACCTTTGGGCAAGATGCTGCATAGCCGGTTACGGCAGCTGCAGCCAGCGGCTCATGCCCTGCGCGGTTTGCCCCTGAGCTGGCGCGGCCTGCGGGGCTTGGCGGCGTAGTGTAGAAACAAGGTCGATACAGCAACTGGGTATCCAAAATAATATATCTGGAAGGTAGGCATGGGCGTAAAGAATTTTTGGAGCGCGTGCACGGTGTCGGGCATTGCACGCAGCGGCGAGGAGTTTTTAAAATTTGTCGGGCCGGGTCTGCTGGTGACAGTGGGCTTTATCGACCCCGGAAACTGGGCGGCCAATCTGGCGGCGGGGGCCGAATACGGCTACTCGCTGCTGTGGATGGTGACCCTGTCAACCCTCATGCTTATTGTACTGCAGCACAATGCCGCGCATCTGGGCATTGTGACAGGCAGGTGCATGGCCGAGGCCATAACCGAGTATTTTCCCTGCAGCATCGGGCGGCTGGTGCTGCTCTCCGCCTTTGGCGCTTCGGTCATGACCAGCATGGCCGAGATACTTGGCGGGGCCATTGCCCTACGCATGCTGTTTTCCATCCCCCTGCCCATTGGGGCTACCCTCACCGCTGTGCTGGCGGCAGGTCTGCTGCTGCTCAATTCGTACAACAAGGTGGAAAAGTGGATTATCGGCTTTGTATCGCTGATCGGTATCGCCTTTTTGTACGAATTGTGGCTTGTGCCCGCCGGGTGGGTTCCGCAGGCCGCCGTGGGCTGGGTTACACCCAGTTTTCCCCATGGCTCCATGCTGGTGATCATGAGCGTGCTGGGCGCGGTGGTGATGCCGCACAATCTTTTTTTGCATTCCGAGATCATTCAGAGTCGACAGTGGCACCTTGAGGGCGAAGCCTTTATCAAAAAAAGGCTTGATTACGAGTTTTTTGACACGCTGTTTGCCATGCTGGTGGGCTGGGCCATCAACAGCGCCATGATCATTCTTGCCGCTGCGGTTTTTTGGGTGGCGGGCCAGCAGGTCACCGAGCTGGAACAGGCCAGGGACCTGCTGCGCCCATTGCTGGGCGACGGTGCCTCCGGGGTTTTTGCCGTGGCCCTGCTGTTTGCGGGCGTGGCCTCCTCTGTCACCTCGGGCATGGCCGGGGGCATCATGACCTCTGGCATGGCTGGGGAACCCTACAATACCAAGGATAAACACAGTATCACGGGGATTGTGGGCTCGTTGGGCTGCGGCCTGGTGCTCATCTGGCTGACCAGCGATCCTTTCAAGGGGCTGTTGCTTTCGCAGATGGCGCTTTCGGTGCAGTTGCCCATCACCATGGTTTCGCTTGTGGCGCTGACCTCCTCCCCCAAGGTTATGGGCAAATACGCCAACGGCAAGGGCACAAAACTGCTGCTCTACGTGCTGACCGGCATTGTAACGGCGCTCAATCTTATGCTGCTTGCCAGCGCGCTTGGGTAGGCAACACTGTTTTGCGGGTGAACAATATTGTGTCGTAGTACAATATTGTTCACCCATGCGGCGTGCCTGTTCTGTAAAATATCTTTAAATCAAGCTTGTTATAAATGTTAACAGACGGCATGCTCTTTGCTGCTTCTTAACCGGCCCCCAAACTTTTTGCGGAAAGAGGCACTATGAAAAGGCTCGAGCATCTCATGCAGTCGTTGCAGCAGGCAGACGAAACCCCAGCCCCCGGCAAGGCGGATCTGCTGCTCTACGCTCCCTGCCCGGTCAAGCTGGTGGTCAAGGAGCGCATAGAAGCCATTGCGCAGACGCAAAGCCCTGCGCTGGCAACTCACATTCCCATGGGCTGCACCTCGGTGGACCCCTACGACCCCCTGTATATGGAGACGGATGTCGCCAGATTGCCTGCAGTTATTGCTTCCATCGGCTATGGCGACTTTTGGCGCGGCGAATTTGTGCGGCGTTTTGTGCGCACAGGCGTTTTTGAAAGCGTGCAGCCCCGGGTGCTCAACCCCCTGTATGCCGAGGCCGGTCTGGTCGACCCGGCGGGGGCCTATACCATCTACGGCGTGACTCCCTATATCTTTCTGGTGGATCATAAAAAGCTGGATGGTCTGCCCGCGCCCAAAAACTGGGCCGACCTGACCAACCCGCGCTACCGTGGGCAAATCGTCATGTGCGGCGACGGCGACGATATGGCCGACGCCGTGCTGCTCAACCAGTACAAGGACTATGGCGAGCCTGGCGTCACAGGGTTGGCCGCAAATATCAAAAGCTTCATGCACTCCTCGCGCATGGCAAAGGTATGCGGCAGCGCCGCGCCCGATGCCGGGGGCATATTCATTATCCCGCTGTTTTTTGCCGAGAGCACCAAACTGCCCGAACATGTGGAAGTCGTCTGGCCCGAGGACGGCGCAGCGGCAAGCCCCCTCTACCTGCTGGCCAAAAAGACGGAAAGACAGCGCCTGGCCCCGATGCTGGACTTTTTTGCCAACGGCTTTGGCGATATTGACAGCGCGGCCTGGTTTATCCCCATGGACGGCTCGCGTCCGTCGCGCCTGCCGCGCCACGCGCGTCTCAAATGGGTGGGCTGGGATTTTGTGGAAAACAACGACGTCAACAGCCTGCGCGACATCCTGGCCCTCAAGTTCCGCCGGTTGCAGGCGGGTGCGGCATGCGGCTCATAACCGTGGCGGGGCCGCCCTCGTGCGGTAAGACCTCGCTGGTGGTCAAGGCGGGCGCGAGCCTCAAAAGCCGTGGCGTCAGCTGTGCGGTCATCAAGTTTGACTGCCTGCAAAGCCGCGACGACGAGCTGTACGGGGCGGCGGGCATCCCCGTTTCCGTGGCGCTTTCCGGCGGCCTGTGCCCTGACCATTTTTTTGCCACCAACCTGGAAGAGGCCTTTGCCTGGGCTGTGGAAACCGGGGCGCACATCTGCATCATCGAAACCGCAGGCCTGTGCAACCGCTGCTCGCCGCATCTGCGCGGGGCTCTGGCCCTGTGCGTCATCGACAACCTTATGGGCATAGATGCGCCAGAAAAAATCGGCCCCATGCTGCGGCTGGCAGACGTGGTGGCTGTCACCAAGGGCGACCTGGTTTCGCAGGCCGAGCGCGAGGTGTACCGCTACCGCATCCGGCAGATGAACCAGCGGGCCGTGATCAGGCACGTGAACGGCCTGACCGGGCAGGGCTGCGCCGAGCTGGCCTCCATCATGGCCGTTGCGCCCGATATTGCCTCTGTAACCGACATGCGGCTGCGTTTTGCCATGCCTGCCGCCATCTGCTCGTATTGCCTGAGCGAAATGCGCATTGGCGCGCGTTACCAGAAGGGCAACGTTAAAAAGGCGGACTTTGGAGGCGGCCATGGAGCGTGAAAATATCGAGCTTGCCCTGAACAGCCTGAGCCTGACCCCAGGGCGCGACAAGAGGGGCCAGCCGGAAAAAATGCAGATACAATTTTGCCCCGGTGAAATTACGGCTCTGTTGGGCCCCACCGGTGCGGGCAAAAGCCGTTTTTTGGGAGATATCGAATCGCTGGCCGCTGGCGACACCCCCACAGGCCGTACCGTGCTGCTCAACGGCGTCGCGCCGGACGAGGATACGCGTTTTGACCTGCAGGGACGGCTGGTGGCCCAGCTGACCCAGAACATGAATTTTGTGCTTGATATGGGCGTGATGGATTTTTTGCGCGCGCATGCCCTGAGCCGCGAGGTGGCAGACCCGGAGGGCGCAGCGCTACGGGTCTTTGAGGCTGCCAACGAGCTTGCTGGCGAGCCATTTTATGCCCGTACCCAGCTCACCCAGCTTTCGGGCGGGCAATCGCGCGCCCTGATGATAGCCGATACGGCCCTGCTAAGCTGGTCGCCCGTGCTGCTCATCGACGAAATAGAAAACGCCGGGGTCGACAAGCGCAAGGCCCTTGAGCTGCTGCTGGCCTCGGACAAAATTATCGTCATGGCCACCCACGACCCTGTTCTGGCCCTGGCGGCGGACCGGCGGCTGGTGTTCAAGCGGGGGGCTGTGGCCGCAGTGCTGGCCCGCACCCCGGCGGAGGACGCCCTGCTGGCCCGGCTGGAAGCCATGGAACGCCAGTGGTCGGAGGTGCGCAACGCCCTGCGCGTCGGGGCGGATATGTCGCCCTGGGCGGACGGCTGGTGAGACTTTGGACGGGGCGCCAATGGCGCACAAACTGCTTTCGCCTGCAACAGGTCAGAATTGCAAAGGCAGAGGCCGTCCCCTGGGACGGCCTCTGCCTTTGCATATGCTGTGAAAACTCGTTTAGTTTTTTTCAAACATTTCTATCTGCGCGACCACCATACGCTTGAACACGGCGGCAATGCCGTCGGCATCCGCGCTGGGCGAGCCGGAACCGGCAAAAGCTTCGGCCACCTTTTGCGCATTGCTGACCATGGTGGAAAAGATCTGCGGGGTAACTCCTGCGGTCATGGCGCGCTGGTAGGTGGAATCCATGCTTTTTCCTTTCAGGCAGGCGGCTGCCTGCAATGGTTTGAGCCAGGGACAAGGGTAAAGGCCCTTCCCCGTAAAAAGCTGCGCTAACAGATGCGCGGCAGCTGCGCACCTTCCAGCATGCCCAGCAGGCGGCGGCCGCCTATGCTGGTCTGCAGCGCTACCTGCGCCTTGCCTTCGGCCACGGAGCCGATGCGCGCGGCCTCCTTGCCGTAGGGCGAGCGGCGCATGGCTGCAAGGGCCGCCTCGGCGTGGGCCTCGGGCACGATGCAGATGCACTTGCCTTCATTGGCCAGATACAGGGGGTCCATGCCAAGAAAGGAGCAGCCGTTGCGCACGGCCTCGTGCACGGGCACGCTGACCTCGTCAAGCACGATGGACACCTGCGACTGCTCGGCAATTTCGTTGAGGGTGGTTGCAAGGCCGCCGCGGGTGGGGTCGCGCAGCACGTGCACCTCGCCCACAGTGTTGATGATGTCTTCAATCATATGGTTGAGCGGGGCGGAGTCGGAGGCCACGTCGGTGAGAAACGAGAGCCCCTCGCGGCTGCCCATGACGGTGAGGCCGTGGTCGCCCATGGCCCCGCTGACCAGTACCGCGTCGCCGGGCCGGGCATTGTGCCCAGAAGGCGCGGGCGAGGCAAAAACCTGGCCTATGCCGGTGGTATTGATAAATATTTTGTCGCACGCGCCGCGCGGTACAACCTTGGTGTCGCCTGTCACAATGCTCACCCCGGCCTCGCGGGCGGCTGCGCCCATGTCGGCCACCACCCGCTCCAGGGTTTCGAGGGACAGGCCTTCTTCAAGAATAAAGCCGCAGCTCAGGTAGCGTGGGCGTGCGCCCAGCATGGCCACGTCGTTTACCGTGCCGTGCACGGCAAGGCTGCCGATGCTGCCGCCGGCAAAAAACAGCGGCGTGACCGTGTAGGAGTCGGTACTCATGGCCAGCGGCCCCGTGAGGTCGGTCAAAAGCGCCGCGTCGTCCATGCGTTCCAGCAGCGGATTGGCAAAATGGCGCATGAAGCACTGGGTAATGAGGCGCTGGGAGGCCCTGCCGCCGCTGCCCGCATCAAGAAGAAGGCAATCGTCCATTATCGCTCCGAATATTTGAAGTATGCGGCGCAGCTGCCCTCGGTGGAAACCATGCAGGGCCCCACCGGGTTTGCGGGCGTGCATTTTTTGCCAAAGAGCGGGCATTGCGGCGGGGTGATGCGCCCCTTGAGCACATCGCCGCAACGACAGCCGCGCAGGGGGGGAACGTCCGGCAGGGTGAGGTCAAGGCGCTTCATGGCGTCCATGCTCTCATATTCCGGGCGCAGGGTCAGGCCGCTCTGCGGTATGCAGCCGATGCCGCGCCACAGGGCGTCCGCCGGTTGAAAAAACTGCTCCAGCAGGGCGCGGGCGCGGGGGTTGCCCGTGTCGTCCACCGCGCGGGGGTAGGCGTTGACCACCGCAGGGGCCTTGTCGCGCATCTGCTCGGCCATAAGGCAGAGCGCCAGCAGAATATCGGCGGGCTGAAAGCCGCCCACAACGCCGGGAACGTGAAAATCGCGCGCCAGAAAGGCGTAAGGCTCCAGCCCGAGAATAGTGGAGACGTGCCCCGGCAGCAAAAAGGCCTCTACGCCGCACTGGCTGTCTTCAAGCAATATGCGCAGGGCGGGCGGCACAAGCTTGTGCAGCGAGAGCACGCAAAAGTTCTTCAGCTTGCGCTGCTGGGCGGTCAACAGTGTGGCCGCCACCGTGGGGGCCGTGGTCTCAAAGCCTATGCCCAGAAAAACCACCGTATCGCCGGGGTTGGCTGCGGCAAGGGCAAGGGCGTCCAGAGGCGAATAGACAATTTCTACCCGCGCGCCCTGCGCTTGGGCGTGCTTGAGGGTGAGGCCGCCGGGGCCGGGTACGCGCAAAAGGTCGCCAAAGGTGGCCACAATAACGCGGTCGCGCCCGGCAAGATCAAGAAAAGCCGCCACTTCGGCATCGTGGGTGACGCACACCGGGCAGCCGGGGCCGGAGAGATGGGTTACCGCAGCGGGCAGCAGCGAGCGCAGG is from Desulfovibrio desulfuricans and encodes:
- the hypE gene encoding hydrogenase expression/formation protein HypE produces the protein MDDCLLLDAGSGGRASQRLITQCFMRHFANPLLERMDDAALLTDLTGPLAMSTDSYTVTPLFFAGGSIGSLAVHGTVNDVAMLGARPRYLSCGFILEEGLSLETLERVVADMGAAAREAGVSIVTGDTKVVPRGACDKIFINTTGIGQVFASPAPSGHNARPGDAVLVSGAMGDHGLTVMGSREGLSFLTDVASDSAPLNHMIEDIINTVGEVHVLRDPTRGGLATTLNEIAEQSQVSIVLDEVSVPVHEAVRNGCSFLGMDPLYLANEGKCICIVPEAHAEAALAAMRRSPYGKEAARIGSVAEGKAQVALQTSIGGRRLLGMLEGAQLPRIC
- the hypD gene encoding hydrogenase formation protein HypD, which produces MQLETAFQNPQLCHSLLDRLNRALDDRSMRFMEVCGTHTVAIFQSGLRSLLPAAVTHLSGPGCPVCVTHDAEVAAFLDLAGRDRVIVATFGDLLRVPGPGGLTLKHAQAQGARVEIVYSPLDALALAAANPGDTVVFLGIGFETTAPTVAATLLTAQQRKLKNFCVLSLHKLVPPALRILLEDSQCGVEAFLLPGHVSTILGLEPYAFLARDFHVPGVVGGFQPADILLALCLMAEQMRDKAPAVVNAYPRAVDDTGNPRARALLEQFFQPADALWRGIGCIPQSGLTLRPEYESMDAMKRLDLTLPDVPPLRGCRCGDVLKGRITPPQCPLFGKKCTPANPVGPCMVSTEGSCAAYFKYSER
- a CDS encoding Nramp family divalent metal transporter, whose amino-acid sequence is MGVKNFWSACTVSGIARSGEEFLKFVGPGLLVTVGFIDPGNWAANLAAGAEYGYSLLWMVTLSTLMLIVLQHNAAHLGIVTGRCMAEAITEYFPCSIGRLVLLSAFGASVMTSMAEILGGAIALRMLFSIPLPIGATLTAVLAAGLLLLNSYNKVEKWIIGFVSLIGIAFLYELWLVPAGWVPQAAVGWVTPSFPHGSMLVIMSVLGAVVMPHNLFLHSEIIQSRQWHLEGEAFIKKRLDYEFFDTLFAMLVGWAINSAMIILAAAVFWVAGQQVTELEQARDLLRPLLGDGASGVFAVALLFAGVASSVTSGMAGGIMTSGMAGEPYNTKDKHSITGIVGSLGCGLVLIWLTSDPFKGLLLSQMALSVQLPITMVSLVALTSSPKVMGKYANGKGTKLLLYVLTGIVTALNLMLLASALG
- a CDS encoding GTP-binding protein; protein product: MRLITVAGPPSCGKTSLVVKAGASLKSRGVSCAVIKFDCLQSRDDELYGAAGIPVSVALSGGLCPDHFFATNLEEAFAWAVETGAHICIIETAGLCNRCSPHLRGALALCVIDNLMGIDAPEKIGPMLRLADVVAVTKGDLVSQAEREVYRYRIRQMNQRAVIRHVNGLTGQGCAELASIMAVAPDIASVTDMRLRFAMPAAICSYCLSEMRIGARYQKGNVKKADFGGGHGA
- a CDS encoding ABC transporter substrate-binding protein codes for the protein MKRLEHLMQSLQQADETPAPGKADLLLYAPCPVKLVVKERIEAIAQTQSPALATHIPMGCTSVDPYDPLYMETDVARLPAVIASIGYGDFWRGEFVRRFVRTGVFESVQPRVLNPLYAEAGLVDPAGAYTIYGVTPYIFLVDHKKLDGLPAPKNWADLTNPRYRGQIVMCGDGDDMADAVLLNQYKDYGEPGVTGLAANIKSFMHSSRMAKVCGSAAPDAGGIFIIPLFFAESTKLPEHVEVVWPEDGAAASPLYLLAKKTERQRLAPMLDFFANGFGDIDSAAWFIPMDGSRPSRLPRHARLKWVGWDFVENNDVNSLRDILALKFRRLQAGAACGS
- a CDS encoding ATP-binding cassette domain-containing protein, producing MERENIELALNSLSLTPGRDKRGQPEKMQIQFCPGEITALLGPTGAGKSRFLGDIESLAAGDTPTGRTVLLNGVAPDEDTRFDLQGRLVAQLTQNMNFVLDMGVMDFLRAHALSREVADPEGAALRVFEAANELAGEPFYARTQLTQLSGGQSRALMIADTALLSWSPVLLIDEIENAGVDKRKALELLLASDKIIVMATHDPVLALAADRRLVFKRGAVAAVLARTPAEDALLARLEAMERQWSEVRNALRVGADMSPWADGW